The following coding sequences are from one Phycisphaeraceae bacterium window:
- a CDS encoding AAA family ATPase, with translation MYEDFFQFKQLPFENNPDPRFFYDSEQHREALAAIEYTIRLRKGIVLITGEIGSGKTTIGRTMLSRCGDQTTIAQIVHAHADRADLIAHVLRAIGVTPPEGASHARLLETLQDVLIEHARQRRPVVLFVDEAQNLTDQSLEELRLISNFDTNTIKLLQLVLVGQPELRDRIASPKLLALRQRIVLAKQLRAMNRRDTGAYIDHRIRAASLDPDQIFVEFDDSAKDEVFSYARGTPRLINVVCDNALLMSYVRESTRVSADIVRAVIDDMLPSFGEPVVRPVSARTEWTAPRVGTRSWDTSLTL, from the coding sequence CTTCTTCCAGTTCAAACAACTACCCTTCGAGAATAACCCCGACCCGAGGTTCTTCTACGACAGCGAGCAGCACCGCGAGGCTCTTGCCGCCATCGAGTACACCATCCGCTTGCGCAAGGGCATCGTCCTGATCACCGGCGAGATCGGCTCGGGTAAGACCACGATCGGTCGCACCATGCTCTCACGCTGTGGCGACCAGACCACCATCGCTCAGATCGTGCACGCCCACGCCGACCGCGCCGACCTGATCGCCCATGTCCTTCGTGCCATTGGCGTCACACCACCCGAAGGCGCAAGCCACGCCCGCCTCCTTGAAACACTCCAAGACGTGCTCATCGAGCACGCCCGTCAGCGTCGCCCGGTTGTTCTGTTCGTCGATGAGGCCCAGAACCTCACCGATCAGTCTCTTGAAGAGCTCCGGCTCATCAGCAACTTCGACACCAACACCATCAAGCTGCTCCAACTTGTCCTCGTCGGCCAACCCGAACTCCGTGATCGCATCGCCAGCCCCAAGCTCTTGGCCCTACGGCAGCGGATCGTCCTGGCCAAGCAGCTCCGAGCTATGAACCGTCGCGATACCGGGGCCTACATCGATCACCGCATCCGCGCGGCCAGCCTGGATCCTGACCAGATTTTCGTTGAGTTCGACGATTCGGCCAAGGATGAGGTCTTCAGCTACGCCCGAGGGACCCCTCGGCTAATCAATGTAGTGTGCGATAACGCGCTACTCATGAGTTACGTTCGAGAAAGTACACGGGTCTCAGCCGATATCGTTAGGGCTGTCATCGACGACATGCTGCCGAGCTTCGGTGAACCGGTTGTGCGGCCGGTAAGCGCCCGGACTGAATGGACAGCACCCAGAGTAGGGACACGATCGTGGGATACATCTTTGACGCTCTAA
- a CDS encoding AAA family ATPase has protein sequence MGYIFDALKRSEGNDDHGQPDAREGVERPAVPPPAQDTAPANEPRATGPFSTIFEDADLTDGLDGKTQQAYAFTETPQSQTTDQETEIEDDFAPLGAIGADDHQAVTRFDDRVVVATEPSSRASEEYRLIRTSLLARWEQRRNLVHTITSATPQEGKTITSLNLGLSLAELHERRTIVIEADLRLPSFEDMLHIGSTTGLLAYLRNQATAEQIIETVPGSNLSVITAGGRAGRNAVSLLGSGRMKSLLSMLRTRYDHIIIDTPPALDLADAGILGGFSDEVLLVARMRLTPRPLIEQAVRVLRSYHTPIGGVIATDQEEVTAAYSYAYSYRYRYVDQLREAA, from the coding sequence GTGGGATACATCTTTGACGCTCTAAAAAGGTCCGAGGGCAACGACGACCACGGTCAGCCTGACGCCCGCGAAGGCGTCGAGCGCCCCGCCGTGCCACCGCCTGCTCAGGACACCGCGCCCGCCAACGAACCCCGTGCCACCGGTCCGTTCTCAACCATCTTCGAGGACGCAGACCTCACCGATGGACTCGACGGTAAGACCCAGCAGGCCTACGCCTTCACCGAAACACCTCAGTCACAAACCACCGATCAAGAAACCGAAATCGAAGATGACTTCGCGCCACTGGGCGCGATCGGTGCCGACGACCACCAAGCCGTCACGCGCTTCGACGACCGCGTCGTCGTCGCCACCGAACCCAGCTCAAGGGCCTCCGAAGAGTACCGGCTCATTCGTACCTCCCTCCTGGCTCGTTGGGAGCAGCGAAGAAACCTCGTCCACACCATCACCAGCGCCACGCCCCAGGAAGGCAAGACCATCACCAGCCTGAACCTCGGGCTGAGCCTCGCTGAACTCCACGAGCGACGCACCATCGTGATCGAAGCCGATCTCCGCCTCCCCTCGTTCGAGGACATGCTGCACATCGGTTCCACCACCGGGCTGCTCGCCTATCTCCGCAATCAGGCCACCGCCGAACAGATCATCGAGACCGTCCCTGGCAGCAACCTATCGGTCATCACCGCTGGGGGGCGAGCCGGACGCAATGCCGTAAGCCTTCTCGGCTCGGGACGAATGAAGAGCCTCCTAAGCATGCTCCGCACCCGGTACGACCACATCATTATCGACACCCCGCCAGCACTCGACCTCGCCGACGCAGGCATCCTTGGCGGGTTCTCTGATGAAGTGCTCCTGGTCGCTCGCATGCGTCTCACCCCGCGTCCGCTCATCGAGCAGGCCGTCCGCGTGCTCCGGAGCTACCACACACCCATCGGCGGCGTGATCGCCACCGACCAGGAAGAGGTCACGGCCGCTTACAGCTACGCCTACAGCTACCGTTATCGATACGTCGATCAGCTACGCGAAGCCGCCTGA